One Ranitomeya imitator isolate aRanImi1 chromosome 1, aRanImi1.pri, whole genome shotgun sequence DNA window includes the following coding sequences:
- the LOC138644366 gene encoding galectin-3-like, which produces MSDGFSLYDAVSGQGQNSNNPWGSQNPGQPGFPGQQYPGYPGPGQGQQNPGYPGSGPAQGQQYPGYPGPAQGQGQQYPGYPGPAQGQGQQYPGYPAAGQQYPGYPGPGQPFAAGATTSPTAPIVAPGPKAVPCALPLPSGCTQGMMLTIQGVPTGNRFSIDYVEGNDVAFHINPRFDEKPYVVVRNSMIQGKWGQEERQCPKFPFQMQQPFKLQILFEPDGYKVSVNNETICKYPHRLKNFAGIRTIRINGAVTINDASVTMV; this is translated from the exons ATGTCTGACGGCTTCTCG CTCTACGATGCTGTATCTGGTCAAGGGCAGAACTCGAATAATCCTTGGGGAAGTCAGAACCCTGGACAACCTGGTTTTCCTGGTCAGCAGTACCCAGGATATCCTGGACCTGGACAAGGTCAGCAGAACCCAGGATATCCTGGATCTGGGCCAGCACAAGGTCAGCAATATCCAGGGTATCCTGGACCAGCGCAAGGACAAGGTCAGCAATATCCAGGGTATCCTGGACCAGCGCAAGGACAAGGTCAGCAATATCCAGGGTATCCTGCAGCTGGCCAACAGTATCCAGGTTATCCCGGGCCAGGACAACCCTTTGCAGCAGGGGCAACCACAAGCCCAACAGCACCTATAGTAGCTCCTGGTCCAAAG gctGTACCATGTGCCTTACCCTTACCCTCAGGATGTACCCAAGGAATGATGTTGACTATTCAAGGCGTACCGACTGGTAACAG GTTTTCCATTGACTATGTAGAAGGAAATGACGTTGCTTTCCACATCAATCCCCGATTTGATGAAAAACCTTATGTAGTTGTGCGCAATTCAATGATTCAAGGTAAATGGGGACAAGAGGAACGTCAATGTCCAAAGTTTCCGTTTCAGATGCAACAACCATTCAAG CTTCAAATTCTTTTTGAACCAGACGGCTATAAAGTGTCCGTGAACAATGAGACCATCTGCAAGTACCCACACAGGCTGAAAAACTTCGCCGGGATTAGGACTATACGCATTAATGGTGCCGTGACAATCAACGACGCTTCAGTTACTATGGTGTAA